From a region of the Corallococcus coralloides DSM 2259 genome:
- a CDS encoding methyltransferase — translation MTSPTVHPAQLIVDLGFGFIVSGALATAAELGVADHLEQGPKSAARLAEDVGADAASLYRVLRLLASAGVFSEDGDGNFALTPASELLRTQAPGSLRSAVLMLTQDIFWAPTGALTQTVRTGTNAFERIFGKPFFDHLASNAAAGATFHRGMSSLSDLENGPIARSYDFSGCRQVVDVGGGHGGFLIEVLRSTPSVRGVLFDHPHVLDEARIAAEGLSERCELVAGDFFQTVPSGADAYVLKRILHDWSDAVCVDILRHCRRAMAEGGRVLVVDTVIPPGSAPHGGKVLDVMMLASLPGRERTEEDFRKLFAQAGLRLSRVIPTPAALSITEAVAV, via the coding sequence ATGACCTCACCGACCGTCCATCCCGCGCAGCTCATCGTCGACCTGGGTTTTGGTTTCATCGTCTCTGGCGCGCTGGCGACGGCCGCGGAGCTGGGAGTCGCGGACCACCTGGAGCAGGGGCCCAAGAGCGCGGCCCGGCTCGCGGAGGACGTGGGCGCGGATGCGGCGTCGCTGTACCGGGTGCTGCGGCTGCTCGCGAGCGCTGGCGTGTTCTCCGAGGATGGCGACGGCAACTTCGCCCTCACCCCCGCCTCCGAGCTGCTGCGCACCCAGGCCCCCGGCTCCCTGCGCAGCGCGGTGTTGATGCTCACGCAGGACATCTTCTGGGCACCGACCGGCGCGCTCACGCAGACGGTGCGGACGGGGACGAACGCCTTCGAGCGCATCTTCGGCAAGCCCTTCTTCGACCACCTCGCGAGCAACGCCGCGGCGGGCGCCACCTTCCACCGGGGCATGTCCAGCCTGTCGGACCTGGAGAACGGCCCCATCGCCCGCAGCTATGACTTCAGCGGCTGCCGGCAGGTCGTGGACGTGGGCGGAGGCCATGGCGGCTTCCTCATTGAAGTGCTCCGCTCCACACCGTCGGTCCGGGGCGTGCTCTTCGACCACCCGCACGTCCTGGACGAGGCCCGCATCGCCGCGGAGGGGCTCTCCGAGCGTTGCGAGCTGGTGGCAGGGGACTTCTTCCAGACGGTGCCTTCCGGCGCGGACGCGTATGTCCTCAAGCGCATCCTCCACGACTGGAGTGATGCGGTGTGCGTGGACATCCTCCGCCACTGCCGCCGCGCGATGGCGGAGGGCGGCCGGGTGCTGGTGGTGGACACCGTCATTCCACCCGGGAGCGCGCCGCACGGGGGCAAGGTGCTCGACGTGATGATGCTGGCCTCGCTCCCGGGCCGGGAGCGCACCGAGGAGGACTTCCGCAAGCTCTTCGCCCAGGCGGGTCTGCGGCTGTCGCGCGTCATCCCCACGCCGGCCGCGCTCAGCATCACGGAGGCCGTGGCGGTGTAG
- a CDS encoding SMI1/KNR4 family protein, with the protein MSRYFVKLKAPKGQTVPPLLARFAKWVAKQEHGAFGTFELVSPKMPGGLRDAWCFLSLPDGSLLALVSTVKPAPVVLFDSESDALKLVAPSLEAFLLALGKGKTRLDDLDEGDEREALRAWLEKEEVQAPKPAKFNVRTYQREATPAPVVSEGVKKLAPLPRGLVSLLGRHVSDAKLAADLKKLKLPAKLPKTQGKLKDTKRGITVSVGRNGVIHEVHLGKNYDGPLAFKLPSGVNDFTASKLLGKPTGKLKKKDGGDVWEKVLDADRGISFSRSRGHFDWWSEHRFFIKTK; encoded by the coding sequence ATGAGCCGGTATTTCGTCAAGCTGAAGGCCCCCAAGGGACAGACCGTTCCGCCGTTGCTCGCGCGCTTCGCGAAGTGGGTTGCGAAGCAGGAGCACGGCGCGTTCGGAACCTTCGAGCTCGTTTCACCGAAGATGCCGGGCGGGCTGCGCGACGCGTGGTGCTTCCTCTCGCTGCCGGACGGTTCGCTGCTCGCGCTCGTCTCGACGGTGAAGCCGGCGCCCGTGGTGCTGTTCGATTCGGAGTCGGACGCGCTGAAGCTCGTCGCGCCCAGCCTCGAAGCGTTCCTGCTCGCGCTGGGCAAGGGGAAGACACGCCTGGACGATCTCGATGAGGGCGACGAGCGCGAGGCCCTGCGCGCGTGGCTTGAGAAGGAGGAGGTCCAGGCGCCGAAGCCCGCGAAGTTCAACGTGCGGACCTACCAGCGCGAAGCCACGCCCGCGCCCGTCGTGAGCGAGGGCGTGAAGAAGCTCGCGCCCCTTCCCCGCGGGCTGGTGTCGCTGCTCGGCAGGCATGTGAGCGACGCGAAGCTGGCGGCGGATTTGAAGAAGCTGAAGCTGCCGGCGAAGCTGCCCAAGACCCAGGGGAAGCTGAAGGACACGAAGCGCGGCATCACCGTCAGTGTCGGGCGCAACGGCGTGATCCACGAGGTGCATCTCGGCAAGAACTACGACGGTCCGCTCGCGTTCAAGCTGCCCTCGGGCGTGAACGACTTCACGGCGTCGAAGCTCCTGGGAAAGCCGACGGGCAAGCTCAAGAAGAAGGACGGCGGCGATGTCTGGGAGAAGGTCCTCGACGCCGACCGCGGCATCTCCTTCTCACGCAGCCGCGGTCACTTCGACTGGTGGTCGGAACACCGGTTCTTCATCAAGACGAAGTAG
- a CDS encoding crotonase/enoyl-CoA hydratase family protein: MDGTYKSLRIEKADGIAELVLTGPGKGNAMGPDFWREMPEALRALDADDEVRVLLVRGEGQNFTYGLDLMGMMESLGPLLTGESNLALERSRLLKLIGEMQQATEGMARCKKPVIAAVHGWCIGGGMDLIAACDFRYCSQEAKFSLREVKVGIVADLGALQRLPRIIGEGNTRELAYTGGDVDAVRALRMGLVNEVFPSPEALLTEARATARRIADNPPLVVQGAKQVMEYCADKSIADGLRYVAVWNSAFLQSLDLTEAFSAFAERRPPKFQGR; this comes from the coding sequence ATGGACGGCACGTACAAGTCATTGCGCATCGAGAAGGCCGACGGCATCGCCGAGCTGGTGCTCACCGGCCCGGGCAAGGGCAACGCCATGGGCCCCGACTTCTGGCGAGAGATGCCCGAGGCGCTCCGCGCGCTGGACGCCGACGACGAGGTGCGTGTGCTGCTGGTGCGAGGTGAAGGCCAGAACTTCACCTACGGCCTGGACCTGATGGGGATGATGGAGTCGCTGGGGCCGCTGCTCACCGGCGAGAGCAACCTGGCGCTGGAGCGCAGCCGGCTGCTCAAGCTGATTGGGGAGATGCAGCAGGCCACGGAAGGGATGGCCCGGTGCAAGAAGCCCGTCATCGCCGCGGTGCATGGCTGGTGCATTGGCGGGGGCATGGACCTCATCGCCGCGTGTGACTTCCGGTACTGCTCGCAGGAGGCGAAGTTCTCCCTGCGCGAGGTGAAGGTCGGCATCGTCGCGGACCTGGGCGCGCTCCAGCGGTTGCCGCGCATCATCGGCGAGGGGAACACGCGAGAGCTGGCCTACACCGGCGGCGACGTGGACGCGGTGCGTGCGCTGCGCATGGGGCTGGTCAATGAGGTCTTCCCCTCCCCCGAGGCCCTGCTCACGGAGGCGCGGGCGACGGCGCGGCGCATCGCGGACAACCCGCCGCTGGTGGTCCAGGGCGCCAAGCAGGTGATGGAGTACTGCGCGGACAAGTCCATCGCGGACGGGCTGCGCTACGTGGCGGTGTGGAACTCGGCGTTCCTCCAGTCCCTGGATTTGACGGAGGCCTTCTCCGCCTTCGCCGAGCGCCGTCCGCCCAAGTTCCAGGGCCGCTGA
- a CDS encoding methyltransferase, whose product MKTMPSETPSPTQQLFAAINGHWITQVIGTVARLGIADLLVGGPRDSDSLAAELGVHPGALFRLMRGGITAGLFTSPSERTFALTPMGEGLRSDIPGSLRAVAIMQSDKSHWLPWGLLSEAVRTGRAPVQAALGSDIWEHFARHPDEGEHFARAMGNLSGLVASELTHHIDFSPFARVADIGGSHGDLLSQVLRAHPSCRGILFDLPRVTEGAKTALESRGLASRVEVVAGSFFEPGIPAADAYLLKHILHDWEDDASLNILRRLHEAAPSGARLFVLEMVIPDNRTPDPTHLMDLNMLVLADGRERTRDEFQALFTATSWKVERMIPTRSGASIIETVKA is encoded by the coding sequence ATGAAAACCATGCCCAGCGAGACTCCGTCTCCCACTCAGCAGCTATTCGCGGCAATCAATGGCCATTGGATCACCCAGGTCATCGGCACGGTGGCCCGCCTGGGGATCGCGGACCTGCTCGTGGGAGGCCCGCGCGACAGTGACTCGCTGGCGGCGGAGCTGGGCGTCCACCCGGGCGCCTTGTTCCGGCTGATGCGCGGCGGCATCACCGCCGGCCTCTTCACCTCCCCCTCCGAGCGGACTTTTGCCCTGACACCGATGGGCGAAGGGCTGCGTTCGGACATCCCGGGCTCGCTGAGGGCGGTGGCCATCATGCAGAGCGACAAGTCCCACTGGTTGCCCTGGGGGCTCCTTTCGGAGGCGGTTCGCACCGGCAGGGCTCCCGTGCAGGCCGCGCTTGGCTCCGACATCTGGGAGCACTTCGCCCGGCATCCCGACGAGGGGGAGCACTTCGCCCGGGCCATGGGCAACCTCTCCGGCCTGGTGGCCAGCGAACTGACTCACCATATCGACTTCTCCCCCTTCGCCCGGGTGGCGGACATTGGAGGCAGCCACGGCGACCTGCTCTCGCAGGTGCTGCGCGCCCATCCCTCCTGCCGGGGCATCCTCTTCGACCTGCCCAGGGTCACTGAGGGCGCGAAGACGGCGCTGGAGTCCCGGGGACTCGCCAGCCGGGTGGAGGTGGTAGCCGGGAGCTTCTTCGAGCCCGGCATTCCCGCGGCCGATGCCTATCTGCTCAAACACATCCTCCATGACTGGGAGGATGACGCCTCCCTCAACATCCTGCGCAGGCTCCATGAGGCGGCTCCCTCCGGGGCACGGCTCTTCGTGCTGGAGATGGTGATTCCGGACAACCGGACCCCAGACCCCACCCACCTCATGGACCTCAACATGCTGGTGCTCGCTGACGGGCGCGAGCGCACCCGGGACGAGTTCCAGGCGCTGTTCACCGCGACCTCCTGGAAGGTGGAGCGCATGATCCCCACCCGGAGCGGGGCCAGCATCATCGAGACGGTGAAGGCCTGA
- a CDS encoding LVIVD repeat-containing protein, with amino-acid sequence MALESPALRAVILGCALLSSSCSDTSEPPRPPPPVEPWDGTYTPLVDPTDWVDRGEYAPCAFTPPPGTVVDCDDPSLFDLSKCDTAPLATLEPHGIYQVDMRHASGLADFAGIRVPADGGTATMNSLPTMRSAPITRQQLQGGFRVSAQYTFRNTVRNLVFAGCGVTGPGLVTGCFARCTDGKVTTSGTFEAARMTWARGESESSGGLRLLSETHVQTVRPVDVYVHRGHAYVVSIDDPLTQAPGGLAVVDVRDPSHPVITKRLTLPGDSYWNAAWAKDDALYIASKSSGVIVFDITDPADPAFVRSVPGRGPIDVHTMFVEGHRLYAVSPGPAPTGETLVFDISTPLEPVLLNRFTAADTTSMFPSAHDSFAYQDRLYVNHFSAGYVVYDVKDPMSPQELGHYTFETDNSYATSHASAVGTFAGKTVAFEGGEYQGAHLRVLDVTDPTNIQLMGRYKLRPQTSIHNMILKGQRLYIAYYQEGLRVLDVSVPPQPREVAYFNTFRESDLHRGDDLLEGAIGIRVPGDGHVYVVDTARGLLIFNEL; translated from the coding sequence ATGGCCCTCGAGTCCCCTGCCCTGCGTGCAGTCATCCTCGGTTGTGCCCTGCTGTCCTCCTCCTGCTCGGACACGTCCGAGCCCCCGCGGCCACCTCCTCCCGTGGAGCCCTGGGACGGGACCTATACGCCCCTGGTCGACCCGACGGACTGGGTCGACCGGGGCGAGTACGCCCCCTGCGCTTTCACACCGCCACCGGGGACCGTCGTCGACTGCGACGACCCTTCCCTCTTCGACCTGTCGAAGTGTGACACCGCCCCGCTCGCCACCCTGGAGCCGCACGGCATCTACCAGGTGGACATGCGCCACGCTTCGGGCCTCGCGGACTTCGCTGGCATCCGGGTCCCCGCGGATGGCGGCACCGCGACCATGAACTCCCTCCCGACGATGCGGAGCGCTCCGATCACTCGGCAGCAGCTCCAGGGAGGCTTCCGCGTCTCCGCGCAGTACACCTTCCGGAATACCGTCCGGAACCTGGTCTTCGCGGGCTGCGGCGTCACCGGGCCCGGGCTGGTGACGGGGTGCTTCGCCCGCTGCACCGATGGCAAGGTCACCACCTCGGGCACCTTCGAAGCCGCGCGGATGACCTGGGCGCGGGGCGAGTCCGAATCCTCGGGAGGGTTGCGGCTCCTCTCCGAGACCCATGTCCAGACGGTGCGCCCGGTGGATGTGTATGTCCACCGGGGCCACGCCTACGTCGTCTCCATTGACGACCCGCTCACGCAGGCCCCGGGAGGGCTCGCGGTGGTCGATGTCCGGGACCCGAGCCATCCCGTCATCACGAAGCGGCTCACCCTGCCGGGAGACTCGTACTGGAACGCGGCCTGGGCCAAGGACGACGCGCTCTACATCGCCAGCAAGAGCTCGGGCGTCATCGTCTTCGACATCACCGACCCCGCGGACCCGGCCTTCGTGCGCAGCGTGCCCGGCCGCGGCCCCATCGATGTCCACACGATGTTCGTGGAGGGCCACCGGCTCTACGCCGTGTCACCGGGTCCCGCCCCCACTGGCGAGACGCTGGTCTTCGACATCTCCACGCCGCTCGAGCCCGTCCTGCTCAATCGCTTCACCGCCGCGGACACGACGTCCATGTTTCCCTCGGCGCATGACTCCTTCGCCTATCAGGACCGGCTCTACGTCAACCACTTCAGCGCGGGCTACGTCGTCTACGACGTGAAGGACCCGATGAGCCCACAGGAGTTGGGCCATTACACGTTCGAGACCGACAACAGCTATGCGACCAGTCACGCGAGCGCGGTGGGCACCTTCGCGGGGAAGACCGTCGCGTTCGAGGGCGGCGAGTACCAGGGCGCCCACCTGCGCGTGCTGGACGTCACGGACCCCACCAACATCCAGCTCATGGGGCGCTACAAGCTTCGCCCGCAGACCTCCATCCACAACATGATCCTCAAGGGCCAGCGGCTCTACATCGCTTACTACCAGGAAGGACTGCGCGTGCTGGACGTCTCCGTTCCCCCTCAGCCGCGCGAAGTCGCTTACTTCAACACGTTCCGCGAGTCCGACCTCCACCGGGGCGATGACCTGCTCGAAGGCGCCATTGGCATCCGCGTTCCCGGAGACGGCCACGTGTACGTCGTGGACACCGCACGGGGCCTGCTCATCTTCAACGAGCTCTGA
- a CDS encoding endonuclease/exonuclease/phosphatase family protein translates to MNGMTVDLRIASYNILADAYVKPEWFPHTPADLLQPRRRHAPLVQRIVGLDADIVCLQEVEPDSFTALQEGLAPHGYTGVMAQKGQGRLDGCAVFHRWERSPGHRTHYFKDRLEDGRISGHLALVVDFDVGGARLRVACTHLRWDRPDRPVEQHQGMQQATELIDELVRKDPEALWIVCGDFNARPGEPLVQAFEAAGLRDAYAGQHQPTCNANGIPKTIDFLFHSAALRARPDPLSALDERTPLPSEQEPSDHLPICARLLR, encoded by the coding sequence ATGAACGGCATGACGGTGGACCTGCGAATCGCCTCGTACAACATCCTGGCGGATGCCTACGTCAAGCCCGAGTGGTTCCCGCACACGCCCGCGGACCTGCTCCAGCCGCGAAGGCGACACGCACCGTTGGTTCAACGAATCGTGGGCCTGGACGCGGACATCGTCTGCCTCCAGGAGGTGGAGCCCGACAGCTTCACCGCGCTCCAGGAGGGCCTCGCGCCGCACGGCTACACGGGGGTGATGGCCCAGAAGGGGCAAGGCCGCCTCGATGGCTGCGCCGTCTTCCACCGATGGGAGCGGAGTCCCGGCCACCGGACCCACTACTTCAAGGACCGACTGGAGGACGGACGCATCTCCGGGCATCTGGCGCTGGTCGTGGACTTCGACGTCGGCGGAGCGCGGCTTCGCGTGGCATGCACCCACCTGCGCTGGGACCGGCCCGACCGGCCGGTGGAGCAGCACCAGGGCATGCAGCAGGCCACCGAGCTGATCGACGAGTTGGTCCGCAAGGATCCGGAGGCACTGTGGATCGTGTGCGGCGACTTCAATGCCCGGCCCGGAGAGCCGCTGGTCCAGGCGTTCGAAGCGGCCGGACTGCGGGATGCCTACGCGGGGCAGCATCAGCCGACCTGCAACGCGAACGGCATCCCCAAGACCATCGACTTCCTCTTCCACTCCGCCGCGCTGCGAGCCCGGCCGGACCCCTTGTCAGCGCTGGACGAGCGAACGCCCCTGCCCTCGGAGCAGGAGCCCTCCGACCACCTGCCCATCTGCGCGCGGCTGCTGCGTTGA
- a CDS encoding serine/threonine protein kinase gives MPDSSTSLFPEGLVLFSLKGATYEMLEDLGPGHHGERVLSALQRVKNKVVRRVILKALPLSDSAAVTKEARKRLEEEIQLATFLRHPNIACVHGAHKAKGTLFVITEAVSGFSLNTLLDVAAEQKSYFPESFMLYVGAKIAGALAHAHTCRSAQGDPLKIVHRAIDPTRIRVTFDGQVKLTDFGVASARLPGQRTTRRPGTRGDVFWASPEALLGQHEDARSDLFTLGMVLLEFATGKHLLSAYNRLTKDLWALVPEGETELLRNIITRMSNAWGGVDPEETILRAATFTQADVEAATHALSEPTRAVFRKLLRRNPTERHMSALTLQDDLAKVLRARGSYTPRMAAQEIQAALRRAGQAMAEEEGPKNLRHQDFITTEPSPA, from the coding sequence ATGCCGGACTCTAGTACTTCCCTGTTTCCCGAAGGACTGGTGCTCTTTTCGCTCAAGGGTGCCACTTACGAAATGCTGGAAGACCTGGGCCCCGGCCATCATGGTGAGCGCGTCCTGTCGGCTCTCCAGCGCGTCAAGAACAAGGTGGTCCGCCGAGTCATCCTCAAAGCGCTGCCGCTGTCTGACTCTGCGGCAGTGACTAAGGAGGCACGCAAACGGCTGGAGGAAGAGATCCAGTTGGCCACCTTCCTCCGACACCCGAACATCGCCTGCGTCCATGGAGCGCACAAAGCCAAGGGCACTCTGTTTGTCATTACGGAAGCAGTCTCCGGCTTCTCGCTGAATACACTCCTTGACGTCGCGGCAGAGCAGAAGAGCTACTTCCCCGAATCCTTCATGCTGTATGTCGGGGCCAAAATAGCGGGGGCCCTGGCGCACGCACACACCTGCCGGAGTGCGCAGGGGGATCCACTGAAAATCGTCCACCGGGCGATTGACCCGACACGCATCCGAGTGACCTTTGATGGACAGGTCAAATTGACGGACTTTGGCGTGGCGTCCGCACGACTTCCCGGCCAGCGCACCACGCGCCGCCCCGGCACCCGGGGAGATGTCTTTTGGGCTTCTCCAGAGGCCTTGCTAGGCCAGCACGAGGACGCACGCTCGGACTTGTTCACGCTTGGAATGGTGCTTCTGGAGTTCGCCACCGGCAAACACCTGCTCAGTGCTTACAACCGGCTGACAAAGGATTTATGGGCGCTTGTCCCGGAAGGGGAAACGGAGCTATTGCGCAACATCATCACACGCATGAGTAACGCATGGGGCGGAGTGGATCCGGAGGAAACGATATTACGAGCGGCCACCTTCACCCAGGCGGATGTAGAAGCGGCAACGCATGCGCTGTCTGAGCCCACGCGGGCTGTCTTCCGCAAGCTGCTGCGGCGCAACCCGACAGAGCGGCATATGTCCGCACTGACGCTGCAAGATGATTTGGCGAAGGTACTGCGAGCGCGAGGGAGCTACACACCCAGGATGGCGGCGCAGGAGATTCAGGCGGCACTGCGAAGGGCCGGGCAAGCGATGGCCGAGGAGGAGGGCCCAAAGAATCTGAGGCATCAGGATTTCATCACGACGGAGCCAAGCCCGGCATGA
- a CDS encoding DUF2381 family protein, with translation MRFRPLPRLPGLLLALLSSTAWAAAAEDSSLPKAQVRSIALAEKAGGVRVSISIPTTLTFDAPIDAQAVKLGEKAPVEILAVGGRSLTLRALEELSEAVTLRVPFLNESILTAPVFKLTTAADVVDAQVMVFRDASAPELMQARLAALEARCSACEAALTAQRDRGNAMTPSGWILSGQVSQSGLMVKQLRTPPGSATAGMAVVSVYRFKADAWVVLAVKVANLSGQPWRPGKAWLENPSTGRRVEARTVAMAPDVLPPNGTGRVAVELDWKKGESGPDGEDFRLVIQEAADSARPLTIPGVVLEDGTPAKEKSGP, from the coding sequence ATGAGGTTTCGCCCCTTGCCACGACTCCCCGGGCTCTTGCTAGCGCTCTTGTCCTCCACAGCGTGGGCAGCGGCAGCGGAGGACTCCTCCCTACCCAAAGCCCAGGTGAGGAGCATTGCTCTCGCGGAGAAAGCCGGAGGGGTGCGCGTCTCCATCAGCATTCCCACCACGCTTACGTTCGACGCGCCGATCGACGCGCAGGCCGTGAAACTGGGTGAAAAGGCCCCCGTGGAAATCCTGGCCGTGGGAGGGCGCTCCCTCACCCTACGGGCGCTGGAGGAATTGAGCGAAGCGGTGACATTGCGCGTGCCGTTTCTCAACGAATCCATCCTGACGGCGCCCGTCTTCAAGCTCACCACGGCGGCGGACGTGGTGGACGCGCAAGTCATGGTGTTCCGCGACGCCAGCGCGCCGGAGTTGATGCAGGCCCGGTTGGCCGCGTTGGAGGCCCGCTGCTCCGCCTGTGAGGCGGCACTCACCGCGCAGCGCGATCGCGGCAATGCCATGACCCCCTCCGGATGGATTCTCTCGGGGCAGGTGAGCCAATCCGGCCTCATGGTCAAACAACTCCGCACGCCGCCCGGCAGTGCGACGGCAGGCATGGCGGTAGTGTCCGTCTACCGCTTCAAGGCGGATGCGTGGGTGGTGCTCGCCGTGAAGGTGGCGAACCTCTCCGGGCAACCATGGAGGCCGGGCAAGGCATGGTTGGAGAATCCGTCCACTGGCCGCCGCGTGGAGGCTCGCACGGTGGCCATGGCGCCGGACGTGCTGCCACCCAATGGCACGGGCCGCGTGGCGGTGGAGTTGGATTGGAAGAAGGGGGAGTCCGGGCCGGACGGGGAAGACTTCCGGTTGGTGATACAGGAGGCGGCGGACAGCGCCCGGCCCCTGACCATTCCGGGCGTGGTGCTTGAGGACGGGACTCCAGCGAAGGAGAAGAGCGGACCATGA
- a CDS encoding serine/threonine protein kinase: MTTAEVFSYLKPGSRLGAYRVREWKGGGAYGDVYRGVKDGKPVALKLSKHRQHSADPGKTDERLLRELVCLVHVDHPHIAKVQGWARTPQGRGYLVLEYVDGWTLAHWLQNARPTFQQVARLFAKLAHALEHMHGRRVRHRDLSLSNVMVRKVDGEPVLIDLGAGEYSGAQELTDAPLPPGTNRYRSPEAARFFKENKNNPDARYPFPPEDDFYSLAVCLYDALTDVEPARGGWEARKAPRIDVNSPTWAPPSARTANPRVPEALSEWVEKWMARDFEKRLPSLASMREVLEALGAQEGAEWLAPVQAPPEAGSVGPEAPGRPPAKARRRVLAGAVAAVVLGAFAFALLREAPTREAPPVPVVPESSSGPRAQPPQALPSPPAPSASAVPSPSEMPPAVKESPSVPAPKNPSSNPPMKSAPAFSRGFLKKCAEAGALSAALLGCPAQQVQPTQQSCTTESVRSMKRLGLTDGMSPNILVDAKQPAFRSRGECEAAGRMWGGDDFAECFTLLGDGNLESEIRETIGRLPEGSRLYGRVWTEGATVVGRYTRARLPNGAEHEVCVSLSLNGGLDKLPGSKPGAALVRPTDGAIILGGAQ, from the coding sequence ATGACGACGGCGGAAGTCTTCAGCTACCTCAAGCCCGGCTCCCGCCTGGGGGCCTACCGCGTCCGCGAGTGGAAGGGCGGGGGCGCCTATGGCGACGTCTACCGGGGCGTGAAGGACGGCAAGCCCGTAGCCCTCAAGCTCTCCAAGCACCGGCAGCACAGCGCGGACCCGGGGAAGACGGATGAACGCCTGCTGCGCGAATTGGTGTGCCTCGTTCACGTAGACCACCCCCATATCGCCAAGGTGCAGGGCTGGGCGCGCACGCCCCAGGGACGCGGGTATCTGGTGCTGGAGTACGTGGACGGCTGGACGTTGGCGCACTGGCTCCAGAACGCACGCCCCACCTTCCAGCAGGTAGCGCGCCTCTTCGCGAAGCTGGCCCATGCCCTGGAGCACATGCACGGCCGGAGGGTTCGCCATCGGGACCTCTCGCTCTCCAACGTCATGGTGCGCAAGGTGGACGGAGAGCCCGTCCTCATCGACCTGGGCGCGGGGGAATACTCGGGAGCGCAGGAGTTGACGGATGCGCCCCTGCCCCCAGGCACCAATCGCTACCGCTCTCCGGAAGCGGCACGCTTCTTCAAGGAGAACAAGAACAACCCCGACGCGCGTTACCCTTTCCCACCAGAGGATGACTTCTACTCGCTGGCAGTGTGCCTCTATGACGCGCTGACCGACGTGGAGCCCGCGCGCGGCGGGTGGGAGGCGCGCAAGGCACCCCGCATTGACGTGAACAGCCCCACGTGGGCTCCACCTTCCGCACGCACCGCCAACCCGCGCGTGCCCGAGGCGTTGAGCGAGTGGGTGGAAAAGTGGATGGCGCGCGACTTCGAGAAGCGGCTTCCCTCGCTGGCCTCTATGCGGGAGGTGCTGGAAGCGCTGGGGGCCCAGGAGGGCGCGGAGTGGCTAGCCCCCGTGCAGGCACCTCCGGAAGCGGGCTCCGTTGGCCCAGAGGCCCCGGGCCGCCCTCCGGCGAAGGCACGGCGGCGCGTGCTGGCGGGGGCCGTGGCCGCCGTCGTGCTCGGCGCCTTCGCCTTCGCCTTGCTGCGCGAAGCTCCCACGAGGGAAGCGCCTCCCGTCCCAGTCGTGCCGGAATCCTCCAGCGGCCCGCGTGCACAGCCCCCCCAGGCGCTCCCTTCACCGCCCGCACCGTCCGCCAGTGCAGTACCGTCCCCGTCCGAGATGCCCCCCGCCGTGAAGGAAAGTCCCTCTGTGCCTGCCCCCAAGAATCCGTCCTCGAATCCGCCAATGAAGTCCGCGCCCGCTTTCAGCCGTGGATTCCTCAAGAAGTGCGCGGAAGCAGGGGCTTTGTCCGCCGCGCTGTTGGGCTGTCCCGCGCAGCAGGTACAGCCCACGCAGCAGAGTTGCACCACGGAGTCAGTGCGAAGCATGAAGAGGCTCGGCCTAACTGACGGCATGAGTCCCAACATCCTCGTTGATGCGAAGCAGCCCGCCTTTCGTTCACGCGGCGAATGCGAGGCCGCTGGCCGCATGTGGGGGGGCGACGATTTCGCTGAGTGCTTTACCCTTCTGGGCGATGGGAATCTCGAATCCGAAATTCGGGAAACAATCGGCAGGTTGCCCGAGGGCTCGCGGCTCTACGGCAGAGTGTGGACGGAAGGGGCGACGGTGGTGGGTCGCTACACCCGGGCCCGTCTACCCAATGGCGCTGAACACGAAGTCTGCGTGTCACTCTCTCTCAATGGGGGCCTGGACAAGCTGCCCGGCTCCAAGCCCGGTGCCGCGCTAGTGCGTCCGACAGACGGTGCGATCATCCTCGGAGGGGCGCAATAA